In Acidovorax sp. 106, the following proteins share a genomic window:
- the yjfF gene encoding galactofuranose ABC transporter, permease protein YjfF, with product MSSLPQPLMNTAPPTEAQAQTPAQVPAASAASRPRLNPKYLPLAATIALFTLMATAGSVLYPGFFSAQVFLNLLIDNAFLVIVAVGMTFVILSGGIDLSVGSVVALTTMVLASLVERHGWSPTAAIPLVLAMGTAFGACMGFLIERFRLQPFIVTLAGMFLARGLCYLISIDSISITHEGYSDMAQWRWSLGESMSISLGALIALGVLLAAAFIAHCTPFGRNVYAVGGSEHSAVLMGLPVRRTLIGVYTLSGLCSALAGVVFTFYMLSGYGLHATGMELDAIAAVVIGGTLLTGGVGYMAGTLFGVLMLGIIQTLISFDGTLSSWWTRIVVGILLFVFCLLQRLLTRRNTQRH from the coding sequence ATGAGCAGCCTGCCCCAACCCCTGATGAACACCGCCCCACCGACCGAGGCGCAGGCCCAGACTCCAGCCCAAGTGCCAGCCGCTTCGGCCGCGTCCCGCCCACGCCTGAACCCCAAATACCTGCCCTTGGCCGCCACCATCGCGCTGTTCACCCTCATGGCCACGGCGGGCTCCGTGCTGTACCCCGGCTTTTTCTCGGCGCAGGTGTTTCTCAACCTGCTGATCGACAACGCCTTTCTGGTGATCGTGGCGGTGGGCATGACGTTTGTCATTCTGTCGGGCGGCATCGACCTCTCGGTGGGCTCTGTGGTGGCGTTGACCACGATGGTGCTGGCATCGCTGGTGGAGCGCCATGGCTGGAGCCCCACCGCCGCCATTCCACTGGTCTTGGCGATGGGCACCGCCTTCGGTGCCTGCATGGGCTTTTTGATCGAGCGGTTTCGGCTGCAGCCCTTCATCGTGACGCTGGCGGGCATGTTCCTCGCGCGCGGCCTGTGCTACCTCATCAGCATCGACTCGATCAGCATCACCCACGAGGGCTACTCTGACATGGCCCAGTGGCGCTGGTCGCTGGGTGAATCCATGTCGATTTCGCTGGGTGCCTTGATCGCCCTGGGGGTCTTACTCGCAGCGGCTTTCATCGCGCACTGCACGCCCTTTGGCCGCAATGTGTATGCCGTGGGCGGCAGCGAGCACTCGGCCGTGTTGATGGGGCTGCCTGTGCGCCGCACGCTCATTGGCGTGTACACGCTGTCGGGCCTGTGCTCTGCGCTGGCGGGGGTGGTGTTCACCTTTTACATGCTGTCGGGCTATGGCCTGCACGCCACGGGCATGGAGCTCGATGCCATTGCCGCCGTGGTGATTGGCGGCACCCTGCTCACCGGCGGCGTGGGCTATATGGCGGGCACGCTGTTTGGTGTGCTGATGCTCGGAATCATCCAGACCCTGATTTCCTTCGACGGCACGCTCAGCTCCTGGTGGACGCGCATCGTCGTCGGAATCCTTCTGTTTGTGTTCTGCCTGTTGCAACGCCTGCTGACGCGCCGCAACACCCAGCGCCACTGA
- a CDS encoding IlvD/Edd family dehydratase, which yields MTNPKRKLRSTEWFGTADKNGFMYRSWMKNQGIPDHEFDGRPIIGICNTWSELTPCNAHFRKIAEHVKRGIYEAGGFPVEFPVFSNGESNLRPTAMLTRNLASMDVEEAIRGNPIDAVVLLVGCDKTTPALLMGAASCDVPAIVVTGGPMLNGKLDGKDIGSGTAVWRLHESLKAGEINEHQFFAAEAGMSRSAGTCNTMGTASTMACMAESLGTSLPHNAAIPAVDARRYVLAHMSGRRIVEMAHEGLTLSKILTREAFENAIRTNAAIGGSTNAVIHLKAIAGRIGVQLDLEDWTRIGRGTPTLVDLQPSGRFLMEEFYYAGGLPAVLRRLGENNLLPHPNALTVNGKSLWDNVREAPQYNDEVIRPINNPLIADGGICILRGNLAPRGAVLKPSAASPELLKHRGRAVVFENLEHYKERIVDENLDIDASCVMVMKNCGPKGYPGMAEVGNMGLPPKLLRQGVKDMVRISDARMSGTAYGTVVLHVAPEAAAGGPLAAVRDGDFIELDCEQGRLHLDISDEELAARLAALAGTDNGGRGGYQRLYVDHVLQADDGCDFDFLVGCRGSAVPRHSH from the coding sequence ATGACTAACCCCAAGCGCAAACTCCGCTCCACCGAATGGTTTGGCACCGCCGACAAGAACGGCTTCATGTACCGCAGCTGGATGAAGAACCAGGGCATCCCAGACCACGAGTTCGACGGCCGCCCCATCATCGGCATCTGCAACACCTGGTCTGAACTGACCCCCTGCAACGCCCACTTTCGCAAGATCGCCGAGCACGTCAAGCGCGGCATCTACGAAGCGGGGGGCTTCCCCGTGGAGTTTCCGGTGTTCTCCAACGGCGAATCCAATCTGCGGCCCACGGCCATGCTCACGCGCAACCTGGCTAGCATGGACGTGGAAGAAGCCATTCGCGGCAACCCCATCGACGCAGTGGTGCTACTGGTGGGCTGCGACAAGACCACACCGGCGCTGCTGATGGGCGCAGCCAGTTGCGATGTGCCGGCCATCGTGGTCACGGGCGGCCCCATGCTCAACGGCAAGCTCGACGGCAAGGACATCGGCTCGGGCACCGCCGTGTGGCGCCTGCACGAATCGCTGAAGGCGGGCGAGATCAACGAGCACCAGTTCTTCGCGGCCGAGGCGGGCATGTCACGCTCGGCCGGTACCTGCAACACCATGGGCACGGCCAGCACCATGGCCTGCATGGCCGAGTCGCTGGGCACCTCGCTGCCGCACAACGCAGCCATACCCGCTGTGGATGCGCGCCGCTACGTGCTGGCCCACATGTCAGGCCGGCGCATTGTGGAGATGGCACACGAAGGGCTCACGCTCTCCAAGATCCTGACGCGCGAGGCGTTCGAAAACGCCATCCGCACCAACGCGGCCATCGGCGGCTCGACCAACGCGGTCATCCACCTGAAGGCCATCGCAGGCCGCATCGGCGTGCAGCTGGACCTGGAGGACTGGACGCGCATTGGCCGGGGCACCCCCACCCTGGTGGACCTGCAGCCCTCGGGCCGCTTCCTGATGGAAGAGTTCTACTACGCCGGTGGCCTGCCCGCCGTGCTGCGCCGCCTGGGCGAGAACAACCTGCTGCCGCACCCCAACGCCCTGACCGTGAACGGCAAGAGCCTGTGGGACAACGTGCGCGAAGCGCCGCAGTACAACGACGAGGTGATCCGCCCGATCAACAACCCACTGATCGCCGACGGTGGCATCTGCATCCTGCGCGGCAACCTGGCGCCACGTGGCGCGGTGCTCAAGCCCTCCGCCGCCTCGCCCGAGCTGCTCAAGCACCGGGGCCGCGCGGTGGTGTTCGAGAACCTGGAGCACTACAAGGAACGCATCGTTGATGAGAACCTGGACATCGACGCCAGCTGCGTGATGGTGATGAAGAACTGCGGCCCCAAGGGCTACCCCGGCATGGCCGAGGTGGGCAACATGGGCCTGCCGCCCAAGCTGCTGCGCCAGGGCGTCAAAGACATGGTGCGCATCTCCGACGCACGCATGAGCGGCACGGCCTACGGCACCGTGGTGCTGCATGTGGCGCCCGAGGCGGCGGCCGGTGGCCCGCTGGCTGCGGTGCGCGATGGCGACTTCATTGAGCTGGACTGCGAACAGGGTCGCCTTCACCTTGATATCAGCGACGAGGAGCTGGCCGCGCGGCTGGCCGCACTGGCAGGCACCGACAACGGTGGGCGCGGCGGCTACCAACGCCTGTATGTGGACCACGTGCTGCAGGCCGACGACGGTTGCGATTTCGACTTTTTGGTGGGCTGCCGAGGCAGCGCCGTGCCTCGCCATTCGCATTGA
- a CDS encoding dihydrodipicolinate synthase family protein, with the protein MPATHSLQNPRYRGIFPVVPTTFHEDGTLDLESQKRCLDFMIDAGVDGVCILANFSEQFSLSDAEREVLTRTSLEHVAGRVPVIVTTTHYGTRVCAERSRAAQDMGAAMVMVMPPYHGATFRVPEAQIYEFYARVSDAIRIPIMVQDAPASGTVLSAPFLARMAQEIENLAYFKIEVPGAASKLRELIRLGRDAIEGPWDGEEAITLLADLDAGATGAMTGGAFPDGIRPIIEAHRQGDADLAFALYQRWLPLINHENRQGGILTAKALMKEGGVIACEAGRHPFPAMHPEVRRGLIDIARRLDPLVLRWGK; encoded by the coding sequence ATGCCAGCCACCCATTCCCTTCAGAACCCTCGCTACCGCGGCATCTTCCCCGTGGTGCCCACCACCTTCCACGAAGACGGGACGCTCGACCTAGAGAGCCAGAAGCGCTGCCTCGACTTCATGATCGACGCCGGTGTGGACGGCGTCTGCATCCTGGCCAACTTCTCTGAGCAGTTCTCGCTGTCCGATGCCGAACGCGAAGTCCTCACCCGCACATCGCTGGAGCATGTGGCGGGCCGCGTGCCCGTCATCGTCACCACCACCCACTACGGCACCCGCGTGTGCGCCGAGCGCAGCCGCGCTGCTCAGGACATGGGCGCCGCCATGGTGATGGTGATGCCGCCCTACCACGGCGCCACCTTCCGCGTGCCCGAGGCGCAGATCTACGAGTTCTATGCCCGCGTGTCCGACGCGATCCGCATTCCGATCATGGTGCAGGACGCGCCCGCCAGTGGCACGGTGCTCTCGGCCCCGTTCCTCGCGCGCATGGCGCAAGAGATCGAGAACCTGGCCTACTTCAAGATCGAAGTGCCCGGCGCCGCCAGCAAGCTGCGCGAGCTAATCCGCTTGGGGCGTGACGCCATCGAAGGCCCATGGGATGGCGAAGAGGCCATCACCCTGCTGGCCGACCTGGATGCCGGTGCGACGGGCGCGATGACGGGCGGCGCCTTTCCCGATGGCATCCGTCCCATCATCGAAGCGCACCGCCAAGGCGATGCCGACCTGGCCTTTGCGCTGTACCAACGCTGGCTGCCGCTCATCAACCACGAGAACCGCCAGGGCGGCATCCTCACGGCCAAGGCGCTGATGAAGGAAGGCGGTGTGATCGCCTGCGAGGCGGGCCGCCACCCCTTCCCGGCCATGCACCCCGAGGTGCGGCGCGGCCTGATCGACATTGCGCGCCGCCTGGACCCGCTGGTGCTGCGCTGGGGCAAGTGA
- a CDS encoding 2-dehydro-3-deoxygalactonokinase, whose translation MADTPALFDTRLVALDWGTSSLRAFRLDGKGQVQEQRHRPWGIMNLPQAPDGHTDAEPRTEPGAAFERALQDTCGDWLTALPSVPVLACGMVGSAQGWREAKYLDAPTSLDALARGLTVVHRGNAMPVHIVPGLLQRGALPNVMRGEETQVLGVLADTALAGPGPVLVGLPGTHSKWVVARQHGIEQFHTFMTGEVFAALRGHTILGKTMQAPAEPDDAAFVQGLQVARGSDAALGLLSHIFSTRTLGLTGDLPATAQADYLSGLLIGHEMVSLARLYPPAPHTSGSPMPLVLCGESDLCRRYAIALQVYGFAAPTVAAQATVSGLWHIAQAAGLVAHRQPFTPILPSQAA comes from the coding sequence ATGGCAGACACCCCCGCCCTCTTTGACACCCGGCTGGTCGCCCTGGACTGGGGCACCAGCTCGCTGCGCGCCTTCCGCCTGGATGGCAAAGGGCAGGTGCAGGAACAGCGCCACCGCCCCTGGGGCATCATGAACCTGCCCCAGGCACCCGATGGCCACACCGATGCGGAGCCCCGTACAGAGCCCGGTGCGGCCTTCGAGCGCGCATTGCAGGACACGTGCGGCGACTGGCTGACCGCCCTGCCCTCTGTGCCGGTGCTGGCCTGTGGCATGGTGGGCAGCGCGCAGGGCTGGCGTGAGGCCAAGTACCTGGACGCGCCCACCTCGCTCGACGCCCTGGCACGCGGGCTGACCGTGGTGCACCGTGGCAACGCAATGCCCGTGCACATCGTGCCCGGTCTGCTGCAGCGCGGGGCCTTGCCCAATGTGATGCGCGGGGAAGAAACGCAGGTGCTGGGTGTGCTGGCCGATACCGCCCTGGCGGGCCCAGGCCCGGTGCTGGTGGGTCTGCCTGGCACGCACAGCAAATGGGTGGTGGCGCGGCAACACGGCATCGAGCAGTTTCACACGTTCATGACGGGCGAGGTGTTTGCCGCCCTGCGCGGCCACACCATTCTGGGCAAGACGATGCAAGCGCCCGCCGAGCCCGATGATGCCGCGTTTGTGCAAGGCCTTCAGGTGGCACGCGGCAGCGACGCTGCCCTCGGGCTGCTGTCGCACATCTTCAGCACGCGCACGCTGGGCCTGACCGGCGACCTGCCCGCGACCGCGCAAGCCGACTACCTTTCGGGCCTGCTCATCGGGCACGAGATGGTCAGCCTGGCACGCCTGTACCCGCCCGCCCCACACACCAGTGGCTCGCCCATGCCGCTGGTGCTGTGCGGCGAATCCGACTTGTGCCGCCGCTATGCCATCGCCCTGCAGGTCTATGGATTCGCCGCCCCCACGGTGGCCGCACAGGCCACGGTCAGCGGCCTGTGGCACATCGCCCAGGCCGCTGGGCTGGTAGCCCATCGCCAGCCTTTCACCCCAATCCTTCCAAGCCAAGCTGCATGA
- a CDS encoding 2-dehydro-3-deoxy-6-phosphogalactonate aldolase has translation MNPTHTPLIQALQQCGLIAILRGVQPHEVVAIGHALYDAGFRTIEVPLNSPEPLASIRALRDALPADCLVGAGTVLTPQACADVAAAGGQVIVMPHSDPTVIRAAKAAGMACAPGVATLTEAFAALSAGADVLKLFPAEALAPAVLKAWRAVLRPPVALLPVGGITPDNLAPYIAAGATGFGLGSALYRPGDSAEQVARNAAAFIQAWRHAYPTSAV, from the coding sequence ATGAATCCCACCCACACGCCATTGATCCAGGCGCTGCAGCAGTGCGGCCTGATCGCCATCCTGCGCGGGGTGCAGCCCCACGAAGTGGTGGCCATTGGCCACGCGCTGTACGACGCGGGCTTTCGCACCATCGAAGTCCCGCTCAACTCCCCTGAGCCCCTGGCCAGCATCCGTGCGCTGCGCGATGCGCTGCCTGCCGACTGCCTGGTGGGCGCGGGCACCGTGCTCACGCCGCAAGCCTGTGCCGACGTGGCCGCAGCGGGGGGGCAAGTCATCGTGATGCCGCACAGCGACCCCACGGTGATCCGCGCAGCCAAGGCGGCGGGCATGGCCTGCGCCCCCGGGGTGGCCACGTTGACCGAGGCCTTTGCAGCACTGTCAGCAGGGGCCGATGTGCTCAAGCTGTTTCCTGCCGAAGCCCTGGCCCCGGCGGTGCTCAAAGCCTGGCGCGCCGTGCTGCGCCCGCCCGTGGCCTTGCTGCCCGTGGGCGGCATCACCCCAGACAACCTGGCGCCCTACATAGCCGCTGGCGCCACCGGCTTTGGCCTGGGCTCGGCCCTGTACCGCCCCGGCGACAGTGCCGAGCAAGTGGCCCGCAATGCGGCTGCATTCATCCAGGCCTGGCGCCACGCGTATCCAACTAGCGCGGTTTGA
- the dgoD gene encoding galactonate dehydratase, protein MKITRLTTFLVPPRWCFLKIETDEGIVGWGEPILEGRAQSVAAAVAELGEYLIGKDPRRIEDHWTVLYRGGFYRGGGIHMSALAGIDQALWDIKGKALGVPVSDLLGGNVRDRIRVYSWIGGDRPSETAAAAKAAVARGFTAVKMNGTEELQYVDTFDKVERCLQNVAAVREAVGPNVGIGVDFHGRVHKPMAKVLFKELEPYRLMFIEEPVLSEHYEALKELAHLSCTPIALGERLYSRWDFKRILSEGYVDIIQPDPSHAGGITETRKIAAMAEAYDVALALHCPLGPIALAANLQLDGVCYNAFIQEQSLGIHYNASNDLLDYVTNHEVFSYEDGMVAIPQGPGLGIEVNEAYVHERAQQGHQWRNPIWRHRDGSFAEW, encoded by the coding sequence ATGAAAATCACCCGACTGACCACCTTCCTTGTGCCACCGCGCTGGTGCTTTCTCAAGATCGAAACCGATGAGGGCATCGTGGGATGGGGCGAGCCCATTCTGGAGGGCCGCGCCCAAAGCGTGGCCGCTGCCGTGGCAGAGCTTGGCGAGTACCTGATCGGCAAAGACCCTCGGCGCATCGAGGACCACTGGACGGTGCTGTACCGGGGCGGTTTTTACCGGGGTGGCGGCATCCACATGAGCGCGCTGGCGGGCATTGACCAAGCCTTGTGGGATATCAAGGGCAAGGCACTGGGCGTGCCCGTGTCCGACCTGCTGGGTGGCAACGTGCGCGACCGCATCCGGGTCTACAGCTGGATTGGCGGCGACCGCCCCAGCGAGACGGCGGCCGCCGCAAAAGCCGCGGTGGCCCGAGGCTTTACCGCCGTGAAGATGAATGGCACCGAAGAACTGCAGTACGTGGACACGTTTGACAAGGTGGAGCGCTGCTTGCAGAACGTAGCGGCCGTGCGCGAGGCCGTAGGGCCCAACGTGGGCATTGGCGTGGATTTCCATGGGCGCGTGCACAAGCCCATGGCCAAGGTGCTGTTCAAGGAGCTGGAGCCGTATCGGCTGATGTTCATCGAGGAGCCCGTACTCAGCGAGCATTACGAGGCCCTCAAGGAGCTGGCCCACCTGTCATGCACGCCTATCGCGCTGGGAGAGCGCCTGTACTCGCGCTGGGACTTCAAACGCATCCTGTCTGAAGGCTACGTGGACATCATCCAGCCCGACCCATCGCACGCAGGTGGCATCACCGAAACGCGCAAGATCGCTGCCATGGCCGAGGCCTACGACGTGGCGCTGGCCTTGCACTGCCCGCTGGGGCCCATCGCACTGGCAGCCAACTTGCAGCTGGACGGGGTTTGCTACAACGCCTTCATCCAGGAGCAAAGCCTGGGCATCCACTACAACGCCAGCAACGACCTACTGGACTATGTGACCAACCACGAAGTCTTCTCGTATGAGGACGGCATGGTGGCCATTCCACAAGGCCCTGGGCTGGGCATTGAAGTCAACGAGGCCTATGTGCACGAGCGCGCCCAGCAGGGGCACCAATGGCGCAACCCGATCTGGCGCCACCGGGACGGCAGCTTCGCGGAGTGGTGA
- a CDS encoding MBL fold metallo-hydrolase yields the protein MAIELYRDKNHACLMFTDLIEEDGQAVQANQFLIVDDDTGAIIDPGGNLAFNELFMGMTKHFAPHKLSYLIASHADPDIIASLDRWMTSTKASLVISRVWERFAPHFTKVGKTENRVIGVPDSGGHLPLGRHELVLLPAHFMHSEGNFHFYDPVSKILFTGDLGVSMMSGAEAARPITDLKAHIPRMEGFHRRYMVSNKILRLWVAMARQLDISMLVPQHGAPIMGKQAINDFFDWIENLKCGIDLFDDRAYQIPTAFIDPVTRQMRPALRQVAG from the coding sequence ATGGCCATCGAACTCTATCGTGACAAGAACCACGCATGCCTCATGTTCACCGACCTCATCGAGGAAGATGGACAGGCAGTACAGGCCAATCAGTTTTTGATCGTGGACGATGACACCGGGGCCATCATCGACCCCGGTGGCAACTTGGCATTCAACGAGCTGTTCATGGGGATGACCAAGCATTTCGCCCCACACAAGCTGTCGTACCTGATCGCCTCCCACGCTGACCCAGACATCATTGCCTCGCTGGACCGCTGGATGACCAGCACCAAGGCGTCGCTGGTCATCTCGCGGGTGTGGGAGCGCTTTGCACCGCACTTCACCAAGGTGGGTAAAACCGAAAACCGCGTGATCGGGGTGCCCGACAGCGGCGGCCACCTGCCCCTGGGGCGGCATGAGCTGGTGCTGCTGCCTGCGCACTTCATGCATTCCGAAGGCAATTTCCACTTCTACGATCCGGTCAGCAAGATCCTGTTCACGGGCGACTTGGGCGTGTCCATGATGTCTGGCGCAGAAGCCGCACGCCCCATCACCGACCTGAAGGCACACATCCCACGCATGGAAGGGTTTCACCGCCGCTACATGGTGTCCAACAAGATCCTGCGGCTGTGGGTGGCCATGGCACGCCAGCTGGACATTTCCATGCTGGTGCCGCAACACGGCGCGCCCATCATGGGCAAGCAGGCCATCAACGACTTTTTCGACTGGATCGAAAACCTCAAGTGCGGCATTGACCTGTTTGATGACCGGGCCTACCAGATCCCCACGGCGTTCATTGACCCCGTCACCCGCCAGATGCGCCCCGCGCTGCGGCAAGTCGCAGGCTAA
- a CDS encoding PLP-dependent aminotransferase family protein, with protein sequence MATDDSPPLYLQIAEQLAQLIRNGTLVRGEKLPSVRELARQHGVAQTTVVQAYHWLEDARLVTARPRSGFFVAARPVSLPEPSIPRSMRRPRDVSVDWLGQRILGRQQPEGMFSFSSGTPGPDLFNPDRVRRAVTRAAQRYRHLLCTYPSSSGHEEARRALARYAVGLGCSLDPENIVVTGGCMDSIALCLRAVTQPGDVVALESPTHFSFLEVLQALHLRALEIPTHPRHGLSLDALQLALDTQPVKAVMVVPTLSNPLGSCMPQGERKRLAQMASRHGIAVIEDAIYNDLVEVNEMRRAVKSYDTTGHVMLCDSFSKTLAPGLRLGWVEAGRWTSKLRGIKDLQAGGQSAVLELALADLITQAGHAASMRQLRAAVAARMDAVRSTIAAHFPQGTRVSDPPGGLLLWVELPRGMDANRLHEACLPERILVAPGALFSASGRFRNCLRIGVGGDWSPEHLQALARVGDMACHLWAEPAAA encoded by the coding sequence ATGGCCACCGATGACTCTCCACCGCTGTACCTTCAAATCGCCGAGCAGCTGGCGCAGCTGATTCGCAACGGCACTTTGGTCCGGGGCGAGAAGCTGCCCTCGGTGCGTGAACTGGCGCGCCAGCACGGCGTGGCGCAAACCACCGTGGTGCAGGCCTACCATTGGCTCGAAGATGCCAGGCTGGTCACTGCGCGGCCACGCTCGGGGTTTTTTGTAGCGGCGCGGCCTGTGAGCTTGCCTGAGCCCAGTATCCCGCGCTCTATGCGCCGGCCGCGTGATGTGTCGGTGGACTGGCTGGGGCAGCGCATTTTGGGGCGCCAGCAGCCCGAGGGCATGTTCTCGTTCAGCAGCGGTACCCCCGGGCCGGATTTGTTCAACCCCGACCGCGTGCGCCGCGCCGTGACCCGGGCGGCGCAGAGGTACCGGCACTTGTTGTGCACCTACCCGTCGTCTTCAGGGCACGAGGAAGCCCGCCGTGCGCTGGCGCGTTACGCCGTGGGGCTGGGCTGCAGCCTGGACCCGGAGAACATTGTGGTCACTGGCGGCTGCATGGACAGCATTGCCCTGTGCCTGCGCGCTGTCACCCAGCCGGGCGATGTGGTGGCGCTGGAGTCACCCACGCATTTTTCGTTTCTGGAGGTGCTGCAAGCACTGCACCTGAGGGCGCTGGAGATTCCCACCCATCCGCGCCATGGCCTGTCGCTGGATGCGTTGCAGCTGGCACTGGACACGCAACCCGTCAAGGCCGTGATGGTGGTGCCCACCTTGAGCAACCCCCTGGGCAGTTGCATGCCGCAGGGCGAGCGCAAGCGGCTGGCGCAGATGGCCTCGCGCCACGGTATCGCGGTAATCGAGGATGCGATCTACAACGATCTGGTTGAGGTCAATGAGATGCGCCGTGCCGTGAAGTCTTACGACACCACAGGCCACGTCATGCTGTGCGACTCGTTCTCGAAAACGCTGGCGCCAGGGCTGCGCCTGGGGTGGGTGGAGGCAGGGCGCTGGACCAGCAAGCTGCGTGGCATCAAGGATTTACAGGCGGGAGGTCAGTCAGCCGTGTTGGAGCTGGCGCTGGCCGATTTGATCACCCAGGCGGGCCATGCCGCATCCATGCGCCAACTGCGCGCGGCGGTGGCGGCCCGCATGGACGCTGTGCGCAGCACCATCGCAGCGCATTTTCCGCAAGGCACACGGGTCAGCGATCCGCCGGGAGGGCTGCTGCTGTGGGTGGAGTTGCCGCGCGGGATGGACGCCAATCGCTTGCACGAGGCCTGTCTGCCCGAGCGCATTCTGGTGGCACCTGGCGCGCTGTTCAGCGCCAGCGGCCGCTTTCGCAACTGCCTGCGCATCGGGGTGGGCGGGGATTGGTCGCCGGAGCATTTGCAGGCCTTGGCGCGTGTGGGCGACATGGCCTGCCACCTGTGGGCCGAGCCTGCTGCGGCCTGA
- a CDS encoding DUF2917 domain-containing protein, whose amino-acid sequence MNTQPRPIPSSPTAAQPAPGALPLPWKRQPLPPRQAVQALDFRAGEIALLEVEDGRVWVTCDGLLEDYFLEAGQRLSFTGPARLRVSAEGPRTALLLWARHPAEAGVAYPPAAAPTAQPLTVVPTAAAAPSQRLPRGAISAA is encoded by the coding sequence ATGAACACACAGCCCCGCCCCATCCCCTCGTCGCCCACCGCTGCCCAACCTGCGCCGGGTGCCCTGCCACTCCCATGGAAGCGCCAACCCCTGCCGCCACGGCAGGCCGTGCAAGCACTCGACTTCCGCGCGGGCGAAATCGCTTTGCTGGAAGTGGAAGACGGCCGCGTCTGGGTGACCTGCGACGGGTTGCTGGAAGACTATTTTCTGGAAGCGGGCCAGCGCCTGTCCTTCACCGGCCCAGCGCGACTGCGAGTGAGCGCCGAGGGGCCACGGACAGCGCTCCTGCTGTGGGCACGACACCCAGCCGAAGCAGGGGTTGCGTACCCGCCCGCAGCGGCGCCCACAGCCCAACCGCTGACCGTGGTGCCCACTGCCGCGGCCGCGCCGTCGCAGCGGTTGCCGCGCGGGGCGATCAGCGCGGCTTGA
- the hisD gene encoding histidinol dehydrogenase produces MNLVAAPARLSTAAATFEADFAARLHWSADTDAAIEQRVADILADVQKRGDAAVLEYTARFDGLSAPTMAALELTQAELKAAFDSIPVAQRDALQAAAKRVRSYHEAQKKASGESWSYRDEDGTLLGQKVTPLDRVGIYVPGGKAAYPSSVLMNAIPAHVAGVGEIIMVVPTPKGEKNALVLAAAYVAGVTRAFTIGGAQAVAALAYGTATVPKVDKITGPGNAYVASAKKRVFGTVGIDMIAGPSEILVLADGTTPPDWVAMDLFSQAEHDELAQSILLCPDAAYLDAVQREIDRLLPTMPRAEIIAKSLTGRGALILTKDMEEACAISNRIAPEHLEVSSTDPHRWEPLLRHAGAIFLGAYTSESLGDYCAGPNHVLPTSGTARFSSPLGVYDFQKRSSLIEVSEAGAQVLGAIAAELAYGEGLQAHAQAAEMRLKTPLKPR; encoded by the coding sequence ATGAATTTAGTAGCTGCTCCCGCTCGTCTTTCAACCGCTGCAGCCACTTTTGAGGCTGATTTTGCAGCCCGTCTGCATTGGTCTGCCGATACCGACGCAGCCATCGAGCAGCGCGTGGCCGACATCCTGGCCGACGTGCAAAAGCGCGGCGATGCGGCGGTGCTGGAGTACACCGCCCGCTTTGACGGCCTCTCGGCCCCCACCATGGCGGCGCTGGAGCTGACCCAGGCCGAGCTCAAAGCCGCGTTCGATTCCATTCCGGTGGCTCAGCGCGATGCGCTCCAGGCGGCTGCCAAGCGCGTGCGCAGTTACCACGAAGCGCAGAAAAAAGCCTCGGGCGAGAGCTGGAGCTACCGCGACGAAGACGGCACGCTGCTCGGCCAAAAGGTCACGCCACTCGATCGCGTGGGCATCTACGTACCCGGTGGCAAGGCGGCCTACCCATCGTCGGTGTTGATGAACGCCATCCCCGCCCATGTGGCCGGGGTGGGCGAAATCATCATGGTGGTCCCCACCCCTAAAGGCGAAAAAAACGCCCTGGTGCTGGCCGCCGCTTACGTGGCGGGCGTCACCCGCGCCTTCACCATCGGCGGCGCACAGGCCGTGGCCGCGTTGGCCTACGGCACGGCCACCGTGCCCAAGGTGGACAAGATCACGGGCCCCGGCAACGCCTACGTGGCCAGCGCCAAGAAGCGCGTGTTCGGCACGGTGGGCATCGACATGATCGCGGGCCCGAGTGAAATCCTGGTGCTGGCCGATGGCACCACGCCGCCCGACTGGGTGGCCATGGACCTGTTCAGCCAGGCCGAACACGACGAACTGGCCCAGAGCATTTTGCTCTGCCCCGACGCCGCCTATCTCGACGCCGTGCAGCGCGAGATCGACCGCCTGCTGCCCACCATGCCGCGCGCCGAGATCATCGCCAAGAGCCTCACCGGCCGCGGCGCGCTGATCTTGACCAAGGACATGGAAGAAGCCTGTGCGATCAGCAACCGCATTGCGCCCGAGCATTTAGAAGTGAGCAGCACCGACCCCCACCGCTGGGAACCGCTGCTGCGCCATGCGGGCGCGATCTTCCTGGGGGCCTACACCAGTGAGTCCTTGGGCGACTACTGCGCAGGCCCCAACCACGTGCTGCCCACCAGCGGCACGGCCCGCTTCTCGTCGCCCCTGGGCGTGTACGACTTCCAAAAGCGCAGCAGCCTTATTGAGGTGAGCGAGGCCGGTGCCCAGGTGCTGGGTGCCATCGCCGCCGAGCTGGCCTACGGCGAAGGCCTGCAGGCGCATGCGCAGGCTGCCGAGATGCGCCTGAAGACCCCGCTCAAGCCGCGCTGA